The following DNA comes from Candidatus Desulfatibia profunda.
CAATCCCCACTATCACCTGCCGTCCGATACCATGGAAAAATTAGACTTTCGCTTTATGGCCGAACTGGTAAGAAGCTTACTTTTATTCTTTACTTCAGGTCACTAAAGAGAAAGCCAAAACCCTAATCGGCTCAATACTCGATTAATCAATAGGCGCCTTGATCGACCCGTTCTGCCAGATATTGCTGATCCGCTTGGCTGCGGGCAAACACGCCCAAGTTCCCCAGGCGTATATGTTGCAGTCCGGCGGCCTTGGCCCGTTCATAGGCTTCCACCATTTCCCGGACATCGGGGCTTCTGAAATCCTTCATGCGGTATTCCGGAAAAAATGCCAGAATAGTAAAGGGAATGGCGCCGTCGACGGCCGCAAGCAGTCCGGCGATGTTTTCGAGTTCATCGGCTTCTACCAGACCGGGAATATAAAGTGACAGAACTTCCAGTACAAAGCCCCGCCGGAGGATCTCTTCAGGCAGGGTCAATATGGTTTTGTTGGAGCAGCCGGTCAGCCACTTGTGCTTTTCTTTGTCAAAGGCTTTAATGTCGAGCCAGAAGGCATCCACCCCGGATTGCTGCAAATAGTCAAGATTCTGCGGGGTAAGTCCGTGGCCGTTGGTTTCAATCAACACCCAGAGATTGGTATGGGCATGAATCAGCCGGGCACAGTCAGCATAGAATTCGGGGCAGCAGACCAGATCTCCGCCGGTAAAAGCCGCAATATTGCGCACAGGTCCGAACCCCTGGGGGCTTAAGGTGATCGCTTCCGGCGCCAGGATGCCGGGGCAGGCACTCGACCGCCGGCCGTAAACCACACAATGTCCGCAGCAGCGGCAGGTATCATGGGCATGCCAGGCGGTCGCTTTAGCCCTGGGCTCCACCAGGGTAACCGATCTATCATAGGCAATCGCTTCTTTCAGGATGTCCTGCGGCCGATACCATTTGCCGTTTTTGATTTTGCTGAAATACCAGGAATGACATTTGCGGCAGGAAAAGTTGCACCCGGATTGATACATGGAAAGGTAGTTTTCAGGACGCGAAAGATGGATGGAGGTAATCAGCCGATACGTCCGGCCATTTTCTTGTTTCAGGGTAACCCGGCAGGCCGGGGCATGCTTTCCGTTAAATTCGACCCGGCAGCTTCCCATTGAATACCCTTGTTGTTTATTTCTGCATTCAAAGGCTTCCATCTTCCTTCCCGAATCTTGCATACCAAATTTCGAAAAGCGAGAACATCCTAAGGGTTTCGGAGCCTAATATTTAACTATTCTGGTTAATTATACATCCTATCATTAATATGGATCAGCAAACAACCAAAAATATAAAAATTGTCAAAGAACCGGCAAAGAAAAACAGTTGCATTTTTTAAATGAATACGGCAAATTGACCCGTAACCCGTAAATGGCCACCATCCTGGGCGACGGCACGGTGGCCCTGATACTGGAACTTCCCAAACTGGTGCAGATCGCCGAGATGGAAGAAAAAAAGTAATTAAAAGAGATCGTTTATCGCCGCTTCGAGTTCCGCAATCGATATTTCATTCACAACGGCACGACCGATTTGATCCAGCAGCACAAAGTGGATGCGGTCCCCCTGCCGTTTTTTGTCCTTGCGCAAGGCGTCAATCAGTGCATTTTTCTCCACTTGAATCCCGGTGGGAAGTCTCAATTTTTTGAGAAGATCCTCAATCCTTTGGGCCTCTGCGGCCGCCAGATGGCCTCTTTTTACGGAAATCATCGCAGCGATCACCATACCCGCAGCAACCGCCTCGCCATGAGGAACGCCAATGATTTTTTCAAAGGCATGACCAAAGGTATGACCAAAATTCAGTTTTCTGCGCTCGCCTTGCTCGGTTTCGTCTTTGTTGACAATCGCCGCCTTGATAACGATCGAATCGTATACCAGCTTTTGAATCACTTCACTGTCAAGCGCCAGCGCCTGGTCATAATATTCTTCAAGATAGCTAAACAGGCCGGCGTCTGCAATGGCGGCGTGTTTGACAATCTCGGCCATACCACATAATATTTCGTTTGCGGGCAACGTGTGCAGCAGATTTGCATCACAGATAACAAATTCGGGTTGATTGAACACCCCGATCATGTTTTTATACCCGCCGAAATTGACGCCGTTTTTGCCCCCGACGCTGGCGTCAACCTGAGACAGCAGGGTCGAGGAAACAAATCCGAAGCGCACGCCGCGCAGATAAGTCGAGGCCGCAAAACCGGTGATATCGCAGACAATCCCGCCACCGATGCCGACAATAAAGCACGAACGGTCGGCCTCCAAATCCACAAGCTTTGCATATATGGTTCGCACCGTATCCAGATTCTTAATCTTCTCGCCGGTTCCGATGGTGATGACGTCACAGGCCGGGAAATCTTGCCGATAAAGGTGTCCGACGTTGATATCCGTAATAATTACCGCTTTGTCGACAGGAATGTAATCGTTTACATTTTGGAGGCGCTCGCCAACCAGTATGGTTGAATCTCCGGTAAGACCTTCAATTTTCAGGGTTTTCACGTTGCCCACCTTTCCTTATTTTGATAACGCAAGCAGCAGTAAGATCTATTTTAGGTTTTGATATCAGGAAACAAATAACCATTAACGAATAACTTGTAACGCCTCATCGAATTTTAACTCGATGAGGATCTAAATATACCCATATCTGTTATCACAGCCTGCAAAAATCGCAATAATTATATGAAAAACAATGCTTGACACCCGCACCAGAACGGAGTATGAGAGTGTTTAGTTTTTTAAAAGGAAACGTATGAAAATTACAGAACATAACCATCAATTGCCAGATACTTTTGGGCGCTTCTTTTTTAGTTTTAGAGGCGTCCATCCGGTTGTTTAACAAGCGCTGATAACTACCCCGGGTGGACTTCAAACAGGTCTGCCCGGGGTTAATATTTTAAAGCCCCGGGAAATGCATTCTCGGGGCTTTCTTTTTTGGCCAAGATTGCAATCCTTAATTAATGGGTGCCGGCCCAGCACCAAGAACAAAGCTAAAGGAGGTTTATTATGATTCTCGTATTAGAAAAGGGAATCACTCGAGATCAAAAAAGCCAAATCCGCAGCATCCTCTTCAGGGAGGGCTGCATTGTCCGGGAAATGACGGAAGCCGGGCAGAATGTCATCGGAGCAGTCGGTAAAACCGCCCAGGGAATTAATTTTTTTGAAACGATTCCAGGTGTTGCCAAGGTGATACCGATTTCGACATCGTTCAAACTGGTGAGCCGGCAAATGCATCCGGACGACACCCGTGTTCAGATCGGCGATGTGGTGGTGGGTGGAGAGCGCATAGCGGTTATCGCCGGACCGTGCGCGGTTGAAAGCCGGGAGCAGGCCTTAACCATTGCCCGGGAAGTTCGCCGATACGGTGCGGTCCTGTTTCGCGGGGGCGCCTTTAAACCAAGGAGTTCCCCTTATTCGTTCCAGGGGCTGGGAGAAGAGGGCCTCAAAATTCTGGCCGAGGTTCGGGAGGTGACCGGGCTAAGAGTCGTAACCGAAATCACTTCACCGGCTCAAGCCGATATGATGATGAAATATGTCGATGTTGTTCAGATCGGGGCCCGTAATATGCAAAACTTTGAACTTTTAAAGTGTGTCGGTCGCCTCGGAAAACCGGTGATTTTAAAGCGAGGGCTTTCCTCCACCATCGAGGAGTGGCTGATGTCGGCCGAATATATCCTGGCAGAGGGAAATGACAATGTGATCCTTTGCGAACGAGGCATCCGGACCTTTGAGCCGTATACCCGCAATACCTTGGACTTGTCGGCCATTCCGGTGCTCAAAAATCTGACCCATCTGCCGGTTATCGTCGATCCCAGCCATGCCACCGGCATCCGCGAAAAGGTCAGCCCCATGGCGCGGGCCGCTATTGCCGCCGGCGCCGACGGCCTGATGATCGAGGTGCACCATAACCCGGACGAGGCCCTTTCCGACGGACCTCAAAGCCTTTATCCGAAGCAGTTCGGCCAACTGACCCGTGATCTTTACGTGATTGCCCCGGTTATCGGCAAACAACTCGATTTTGATTATTTGGATAAAGCCGCAGCCGTCTATCATCTGGGCAAAGTCAATGGAACGGGAACACAGCGGGCAGCATTTTTAGGTGAAATCGGAACATTCAGCCATAAGGCCTGCATACAATATTTCGGAAACCAGGTGGCAGCGGTACCTGCACCTTCATTCAAAACGATTTTCGAAGCGGTCAAAAATGGGGAAGTGGATTTCGGCATTATACCGGTGGAAAATTCCCTGACCGGCAGTATCCATGAAAACTATGATCTGCTTTTGGAGTACGATTTGAGAATTATCGGTGAAATCACCCTGCGTATCATCCACTATTTGATCGGCAATCCCGGGGCCGGGGTTGAAAACATTAAGCGGGTCCTGTCCCCACCGATGGCGTTTCAGCAGTGCCGCCAGTTTCTTGAGCGCCATGAGGACTGGGAACTGGTGCCGGTCAAAGACACCGCCGGAGCGGTAAAGGCGATCAGCAAGACAGGGGCTCTGACCGATGCCGCCATTGCCGGCAAAGAAGCCGCTGATATTTACGGCATGGAGGTTATCGAAGAAGGCATCGAGACCAACCCGCGAAACTACACGCGCTTTGTGGTTATCAGTGCCGAACAGCTCGAAAAAGGCCCCCGCAGCAAATCGTCGATTATATTTTCAACGGGAAACCGGCCGGGGGCCCTCTTGGAAGTTTTGAAAATATATGCCGACCAAGGAATCAACCTGGTGAAGCTGGAATCACGGCCCATCCATGGGAAACCATGGGAGTACATGTTTTATGTGGACGTTGAGGCCGATGCTGAATCAGAAAAATTCAAGCCGATACTGGATATGATTAAAGACAAGACCGACTACCTGAAAATATTGGGAAGCTATTGAACCTAAACTGAGCGTTATAAATTTTGGGAATGGTTAATTCCCAAAATTTATAACCCTGCGGGATTTTCAATTTTACCGCATCTACGGCGTCAGATGCCGTACCGCATAGTTGACTATAGCGGAACGGCCCCTTCCTTGTATCTGCGGCAAACTTGAAAATCGCTCAATTTAGGTGAACCTGTTACGTGCACTTCAAAGTTGACAATACCGAAACAGCTGTTTACATTTTTGTCATTCGGAATAAAATCGTGTTAAGATTTTATGAAACGTGGCTACGCCGCTAATTGGCGAAAGGTTCTTCTCTTTCATTTGAAAAGGGGAATACGATGATACGAAAAGCGACATATAAACTCCGCGTGACCCGCAGGGAAGCCCTTTATGTCCATGATGAGCCTGACCATTCGTTGATGCTCGTTGAAATGGAGGGGGAACCACTGCACTATGAGGTGGGCATCGCCGGGGAGTTTGTGTCCCGGCGCAGTGTCAATTTCCACGACCGCATTGCAGGCTCGGGTCCGATGCAGGGTTATGCCGTCACCAACTTTCAGTACGGTTCGGTCTACAGTCGTTTTGAAGGCCAGCGTGACGGAGACAGCAAGGTAACGACCGGCACATGGAAAACTTACAAGGGTACCGGTAAACTGGCCGGAATCAACGGAGAAGGCACGTTCAAGGTCACGGCAGGGAAAAAATCAAACGAATTCATCCTGACGATGAAGGGAGACTACCGGCTCTGACCCCAATATTTCACGAAAATTTTTCAGACGGATTCGACCGGAATTATTTATTGATCGTAATATGGTCACGGGCAACCTCCAGGTAACTTATAGCAGTTTGCCTGTTTCTTTCGGATGTTTCTTCAGACAACTTTTTCTTTAGTGACGCCGGAATCCCCGTGACAAGATGATAGGGCCCGACGACCTGTCCCTGGACAACCACCGAACCGGCGGCAACAATGGAGCCGGTTTTTATGTATGCATCGGTAAGCACCGCGGCACTGATACCGACAAGACAGTTGTCTTCGATGGTGCAGGCGTGAATCACGGCGTTGTGCCCGACAGTCACATGATCTCCAATCAGCACAGGCTTCCCAATGTCGCTATGGACGGTGCAGTTGTCCTGAATATTGGAGTTTTGTCCTATGATGATCGCGTCCCTGTCGCCCCTGATAACGGCGCCGTACCAGATACTTGCACCGTCCTTTAAGACAACATCTCCGATAACGACAGCCGTCGGCGCTATAAAAACATTTTTCCCAATTTTGGGCACATGACCCTTATATTCAAGTATCATCTTGCGATTTCCTCTGGTTATTGCTGATAACAGTACCTAAAACTTAAAACCTAACCCGTGATGAATTTGGTTTTTTACGAATTCATCAGCATTCGAGAATTGCACGTGTCTATTAAAACTTCAAGCCATTTCGAGTATTAAATATCGAACCTAAGTTAAAATTTGAAACGCTCAGTTTAGGTCGAAAAAGGACGATACGCATGGACGATAAAGCCCCGGCCATCAGAAAAGATTTAGAATTTATCCCTGTGCAGCAAGGCAACCAGCAGCTCATCCTCATTCGGGACCACTTGGGGCTGGTTCGAGAAGGCATGGGGGTAGCCCCGCATCTGTTTCAAATCATGGCGCTTCTGGACGGAACCAAAACCATCAGGGACTTGCAGATGGAACTCATGCGGCAAAGAGGCGGTGTTATTGTAGGAGCAGACGAAGTGAGTGATCTTTTGAAAAAGCTGGACGACGCCTTCATGCTCGATTCCGAAAAATTTAACAAAGCCAAATATCAAATTGAAGCCGAGCGTTTCTGGGAAGAATCCATACGTGTAGAGGATCGATTCAATGTCTGCGGGTTTCCGGCCATGGCCGCTATGCTTGAAGTCTTGCCTGCCTGCCATGGAGAGATCATCAATCATCGGTACCACCATGAACGGCCGACGCAATCGGCCGTCAGTTTCGCAGCGGTTGTCTTTGTTGCGCAGAATTAGATATAGATTTTTTTAATTTTTCTTAAAAAATATGTTGCAATATATATAAATTTGTGTTTATTAAGTTAAACATCAAAATTCAACGTATCTAAATAAGGCAAAAGATATGTCTACGACAAGATTCGACGCCTTTCTAAAAAGGGTTTTTGAATCCACCGGGATCACATCGCAAACCGAACTGGCTTCCGCCCTAAAAATAAATCGGTCGGCAATTACCCAGGCCAGGAAAAAGGACTCCATCCCGGGCAAATGGATATTGCAGCTATATAAAACCTTTGGTTTAAATCCCGACTGGATTGAAACGGGGTCCGGTCGAACATTTGTAAAACAATCTGCTTCCGATGATCCCATCTTCAAAAATATACCCAAAGTAAAAGCCAGGCTGAGCGCGGGCGGAGGCTCGTTTGAAGTGGGCTCGGAGGTTAAAGGGTACTACGCCTTCCGGAAGGACTGGCTGTCAACCAAGGGCAACCAGAACAAGATGGTGCTGATGGACATTTTCGGAAACAGTATGGAACCTGAAATGAAAGACGGAGATACCATTTTGATAGACGAATCCCAGAAAGATATCATAGCAGGTGCCATCTATGCCGTCGGTATTGATGATACGATCATGGTCAAACGGCTGGAAAAACACCCCAACAAACTGGTTTTGCTGAGCGACAATAAGGATTACGCTCCGATTTATCTCCAGAATGATGAAATCAACAGCGTTCGTATGATTGGAAAGGTCATCTGGATTTGCAGAGAATTAAGATAAGGTAGTTTTTTTTGCCTTTAATGTTAATTAATATAAACTTTTAGGCATATTTATTAACACAACAGGTTAAATAACGTAACAAAAGGAACGAGTCTTTGGGAGGGCAAAGAAAATGACAAGATATACTTTTTATCCGGATTATCAGGACTGTTTTGAGTACCACGGATGTACCACAATCGAAAGAATAAGAAAAGCGGCCGGTCGAACCATTAAAAGGGACTGGATATTATTCGATTCCGTTGAAGAAGCTCAAGAATTTTTCAACAGTAGCTGTGTCAATTTCGGGGGTTGTTATGCTCAATCAACTTGTTGATTTAGTTCTAGATTGTATTTTCATGGCACTGGTTTTAATCATGTCGATCCTGGCAACGGTCGTTTTTGGATTATAATGATTGAAATTCTCAAGCAATGCTCTTATTAAATCCTTATGGGGAACCGTCGGGATTTCAACGAAAATGTCGATATGGCCCATTATGTAGAAACAATCTATTAAAGAAGCTGTGTTATTTCAGTTAATTTCACAGGAGCTTAACAATATATTGTGGTCGTTATTTGCTTGACACCCAAGATATTTTATAATACCTGTTTGCAGTAGTGGTAAGCTCCGATAATCAATTAAGGAACCCGGTTGATGAATATGCAGGACTTACTGAATTGCCTCGAATACTCCGAGTCATCATATTATCTCACCGGTTCCCGTCTTAATGCACATCCTGCCTATTCGCATGCTTTCCGCTTGGCCAAAGAAAAATGCGGTTTGGATGGCGTTTATACGTTGCAGGGAAACGACTCAAACATACCTTTATGCCAAAACCTCCTTCCTATTATTTATGTCTGTAAGGCAAATTCTGAGGCAGATGCGGCTGAATTCCACAAATTGGTCTGGAATCAAAATATCGTTCCGTTCCTCTTAGTTGAGACGCCTAAAACTTTTCGCCTATATCCCAGCTTCAATTACAATCCCCGAGTCGCAGAAAAGAAGGACCAGAGTATTTTAGTAGTAGCGAAAACGGCAAATGCAGTATTGTCGAATCTGTCGGAGCTAAAAGCCAGCGCTATTGATAGTGGAGCAATATGGCAGAAATGGAGTGAGGTTGTCACCCAGGAGAAGCGTGTTGATACAAAATTGCTGAAAAGCCTCAAAAGCCTTAGCGATTGGCTGCAAAAACATAACCTGCCGAGAAACGCCGCCCATGCGCTTATCGGCAAGTATGTTTTTCTTCATTATCTGAAAGATCGTGATATTCTTTCAGACCGCAAATTTTCCCAATGGAAGATTGAAAAAAACACCGTATTCAGTCGAAACGCCACTTTGGTCGGATTTCTTAACGTTATCGAGAGGCTCGATGATTGGCTAAACGGCACACTATTCCCAATTTCTGAAGAGGGGATTGGATCGCCCAGTTTGGAGCACATACAAATGGTTGCCGGAACCTTTGCAGGAGACGATCCGAAAACCAGACAGATGCATTTGGATTTCAAGGCCTATGATTTTCAACAAATCCCGATAGAAACTTTGTCCATGGTTTACCAGCAGTTTTTACACGCTGAAGGAAAAGGCCGTGGACAGGGCGCGTATTACACCCCTATACATCTGGTTAACTTTATCTTAGACGAGCTTGATGCAAAGGTACCTTTGCGTAAAGGAATGAGGGTTTGCGATCCAGCATGTGGATCGGGAGCATTTCTTGTCCGGTGTTATCGGAGACTTATAGAACGTGAGGTTGAACAGTCGCCTGAGAAACACCTTTCGCCGTTTGACTTGCGGGAGCTGTTGACTAATCACATCTATGGAATAGATGTAGATGAAGATGCGTGCGGAGTTACTGAACTCAGCCTAACTCTAACATTACTTGATTACGTTGACCCCCCAGATTTGGAGAAACCAGCCTACAGCAATTTTGTATTGCCCTCACTGCGAGACCAGAATATTTTCTGCTGCGAGGAAGGTTTTTTTGACCCTAAGTCTATCTGGCAGATAGAAAAACCCAAAGAAGGGTACGATTGGATAATTGGCAACCCGCCATGGAAGCAGCTGAACCCTAAAAAATTGGAAAAGGGCGATAAAGCTGCTTTAGCGTGGATCAAGAGGAATAAAAACCGCTTTCCCGTCAGCGGCAATCAACTGGCCGAAGCTTTTGCCTGGGAAGCAAGCCAACATCTTTCAGAACAAGGG
Coding sequences within:
- the aroF gene encoding 3-deoxy-7-phosphoheptulonate synthase, translated to MILVLEKGITRDQKSQIRSILFREGCIVREMTEAGQNVIGAVGKTAQGINFFETIPGVAKVIPISTSFKLVSRQMHPDDTRVQIGDVVVGGERIAVIAGPCAVESREQALTIAREVRRYGAVLFRGGAFKPRSSPYSFQGLGEEGLKILAEVREVTGLRVVTEITSPAQADMMMKYVDVVQIGARNMQNFELLKCVGRLGKPVILKRGLSSTIEEWLMSAEYILAEGNDNVILCERGIRTFEPYTRNTLDLSAIPVLKNLTHLPVIVDPSHATGIREKVSPMARAAIAAGADGLMIEVHHNPDEALSDGPQSLYPKQFGQLTRDLYVIAPVIGKQLDFDYLDKAAAVYHLGKVNGTGTQRAAFLGEIGTFSHKACIQYFGNQVAAVPAPSFKTIFEAVKNGEVDFGIIPVENSLTGSIHENYDLLLEYDLRIIGEITLRIIHYLIGNPGAGVENIKRVLSPPMAFQQCRQFLERHEDWELVPVKDTAGAVKAISKTGALTDAAIAGKEAADIYGMEVIEEGIETNPRNYTRFVVISAEQLEKGPRSKSSIIFSTGNRPGALLEVLKIYADQGINLVKLESRPIHGKPWEYMFYVDVEADAESEKFKPILDMIKDKTDYLKILGSY
- a CDS encoding gamma carbonic anhydrase family protein, whose amino-acid sequence is MILEYKGHVPKIGKNVFIAPTAVVIGDVVLKDGASIWYGAVIRGDRDAIIIGQNSNIQDNCTVHSDIGKPVLIGDHVTVGHNAVIHACTIEDNCLVGISAAVLTDAYIKTGSIVAAGSVVVQGQVVGPYHLVTGIPASLKKKLSEETSERNRQTAISYLEVARDHITINK
- a CDS encoding helix-turn-helix transcriptional regulator translates to MSTTRFDAFLKRVFESTGITSQTELASALKINRSAITQARKKDSIPGKWILQLYKTFGLNPDWIETGSGRTFVKQSASDDPIFKNIPKVKARLSAGGGSFEVGSEVKGYYAFRKDWLSTKGNQNKMVLMDIFGNSMEPEMKDGDTILIDESQKDIIAGAIYAVGIDDTIMVKRLEKHPNKLVLLSDNKDYAPIYLQNDEINSVRMIGKVIWICRELR
- the aroB gene encoding 3-dehydroquinate synthase, with translation MKTLKIEGLTGDSTILVGERLQNVNDYIPVDKAVIITDINVGHLYRQDFPACDVITIGTGEKIKNLDTVRTIYAKLVDLEADRSCFIVGIGGGIVCDITGFAASTYLRGVRFGFVSSTLLSQVDASVGGKNGVNFGGYKNMIGVFNQPEFVICDANLLHTLPANEILCGMAEIVKHAAIADAGLFSYLEEYYDQALALDSEVIQKLVYDSIVIKAAIVNKDETEQGERRKLNFGHTFGHAFEKIIGVPHGEAVAAGMVIAAMISVKRGHLAAAEAQRIEDLLKKLRLPTGIQVEKNALIDALRKDKKRQGDRIHFVLLDQIGRAVVNEISIAELEAAINDLF
- a CDS encoding radical SAM protein, whose amino-acid sequence is MEAFECRNKQQGYSMGSCRVEFNGKHAPACRVTLKQENGRTYRLITSIHLSRPENYLSMYQSGCNFSCRKCHSWYFSKIKNGKWYRPQDILKEAIAYDRSVTLVEPRAKATAWHAHDTCRCCGHCVVYGRRSSACPGILAPEAITLSPQGFGPVRNIAAFTGGDLVCCPEFYADCARLIHAHTNLWVLIETNGHGLTPQNLDYLQQSGVDAFWLDIKAFDKEKHKWLTGCSNKTILTLPEEILRRGFVLEVLSLYIPGLVEADELENIAGLLAAVDGAIPFTILAFFPEYRMKDFRSPDVREMVEAYERAKAAGLQHIRLGNLGVFARSQADQQYLAERVDQGAY